One genomic segment of Actinoplanes ianthinogenes includes these proteins:
- a CDS encoding endonuclease/exonuclease/phosphatase family protein encodes MSGFEVGAPGRLRIMTVNLLAPEHARWDRRRPVLRAGIARWRPDVIALQEVAVGEVAELLGESYHVVHHSQRSSDGVGAAFASRWPVTSVREIDLRVTDRVDLPWSAAVIGEIEMPSPIGPVVFVHHKPAWQAGYAAERESQAVACARGVEEQVAGRAVHVVLAGDFDDEPDSASVRFWTGKQSLHGISVAYRDAWAAAHPTDPGHTFTPVNPLVRSGEMSLESGRRIDYVMVRCGVHGPTLDVADCRLAFAEPVDDIWASDHFGVVADLTVPEHPPGAWRS; translated from the coding sequence ATGAGTGGCTTCGAGGTAGGCGCGCCGGGACGGCTGAGGATCATGACGGTCAACCTGCTCGCGCCCGAGCACGCCCGATGGGACCGGCGGCGTCCGGTGCTGAGGGCGGGGATCGCGAGGTGGCGGCCCGATGTGATCGCCTTGCAGGAAGTGGCCGTCGGTGAGGTCGCGGAGCTGCTCGGCGAGAGCTATCACGTCGTGCACCACTCCCAGCGATCGAGCGACGGTGTCGGAGCCGCCTTCGCGAGCCGGTGGCCTGTCACCTCGGTGCGCGAGATCGATCTGCGGGTCACCGATCGGGTGGACCTGCCGTGGAGCGCGGCAGTGATCGGCGAGATCGAGATGCCGTCACCGATCGGCCCCGTCGTGTTCGTCCACCACAAGCCGGCCTGGCAGGCCGGCTATGCCGCGGAGCGTGAGTCGCAGGCCGTCGCCTGCGCCCGGGGCGTCGAGGAGCAGGTTGCCGGCCGCGCCGTGCACGTGGTCCTGGCGGGGGACTTCGACGACGAGCCCGACTCGGCGAGCGTGCGATTCTGGACCGGCAAGCAGTCCTTGCACGGCATCAGCGTCGCGTACCGCGACGCGTGGGCGGCGGCGCATCCGACCGACCCGGGCCACACCTTCACACCGGTCAACCCGCTGGTGCGGTCCGGTGAGATGTCCTTGGAATCGGGCCGCCGCATCGATTACGTCATGGTCCGATGCGGGGTGCACGGACCGACCCTCGACGTCGCCGACTGCCGGCTGGCGTTCGCCGAACCGGTGGACGACATCTGGGCCAGTGACCATTTCGGTGTCGTCGCCGACCTGACGGTGCCGGAGCACCCGCCCGGCGCCTGGCGATCCTGA
- a CDS encoding biotin transporter BioY, translating into MNSLALHAPRYVLGDLLLTRVRGADVLLVTGGAALIGLSAQIAVPVPGSPVPVTGQTLAVLLCAAALGPWRGSAASLVYVVAGLAGVPWFAAGGSGLTGATFGYLLGMIAAAAVVGALARRGAGRTAWRTILAMLLGNLIIYAVGVSWLAVSLHLTAATALRAGLVPFLLGDALKVLIAAGVLPAAWHLTRSSWPGRRR; encoded by the coding sequence ATGAACTCGCTCGCCCTGCACGCGCCCCGCTACGTCCTCGGCGACCTGCTGCTCACCCGGGTCCGCGGTGCCGACGTCCTCCTGGTGACCGGCGGCGCCGCTCTCATCGGCCTGTCCGCGCAGATCGCCGTGCCCGTCCCGGGCAGCCCGGTCCCGGTCACCGGCCAGACCCTGGCCGTCCTGCTCTGCGCCGCCGCCCTGGGCCCGTGGCGCGGCTCGGCGGCGTCCCTGGTCTACGTCGTCGCCGGCCTGGCCGGTGTCCCCTGGTTCGCCGCCGGCGGGTCCGGCCTCACCGGCGCCACCTTCGGCTACCTCCTCGGCATGATCGCCGCCGCGGCGGTCGTCGGTGCCCTGGCTCGCCGCGGCGCCGGCCGCACCGCCTGGCGCACGATCCTCGCCATGCTCCTCGGCAACCTGATCATCTATGCCGTCGGCGTCTCCTGGCTGGCGGTGTCCCTGCACCTGACCGCCGCCACCGCGCTCCGAGCAGGTCTGGTGCCGTTCCTGCTCGGCGACGCCCTGAAGGTGCTGATCGCCGCCGGAGTCCTCCCGGCCGCCTGGCACCTCACCCGGTCATCCTGGCCCGGCCGTCGCCGATAG